One region of Catenuloplanes indicus genomic DNA includes:
- a CDS encoding helix-turn-helix domain-containing protein, with the protein MASSPLGDFLRRSRDQVSPADVGLHSTGTRRVAGLRREEVAMLAGVSVDYYVRLEQGRERTPSAQMLDALSSALLLGEDARMHLFRLAGLAPRGGVDAGPERADPSLLALMDAWPGNPALLYGRAYDVLAANPLAEALFDGFPFSRNLMLTLFLAPGARTFYRDWPTAAANAVAGFRLAFGAAPHHPRVRDVLATLTEHSPDFRTLWADHRARGKSMDVKAFHHAEVGDLTLRMHTFDVRAAPGQELVVYHADPGTPSADALRLLTMVKDAAGTE; encoded by the coding sequence ATGGCTTCCTCACCGCTCGGCGACTTCCTGCGGCGCAGCCGGGACCAGGTCTCCCCCGCCGACGTCGGCCTGCACAGCACCGGTACGCGCCGGGTGGCCGGCCTGCGCCGCGAGGAGGTCGCGATGCTGGCCGGCGTCAGCGTGGACTACTACGTGCGCCTGGAGCAGGGCCGCGAGCGCACGCCGTCCGCGCAGATGCTGGACGCGCTGAGCAGCGCGCTGCTGCTCGGCGAGGACGCCCGCATGCACCTGTTCCGGCTGGCCGGCCTGGCACCGCGCGGCGGCGTCGACGCCGGTCCGGAGCGCGCCGACCCGTCGCTGCTCGCGCTGATGGACGCGTGGCCGGGCAACCCCGCGCTGCTGTACGGCCGCGCCTACGACGTGCTCGCCGCGAACCCGCTGGCCGAGGCGCTGTTCGACGGCTTCCCCTTCTCCCGCAACCTGATGCTGACGCTGTTCCTCGCGCCCGGCGCGCGCACGTTCTACCGCGACTGGCCCACGGCCGCCGCGAACGCGGTCGCCGGGTTCCGGCTCGCGTTCGGCGCCGCGCCGCACCACCCGCGGGTCCGCGACGTGCTGGCCACGCTCACCGAGCACAGCCCGGACTTCCGCACGCTGTGGGCCGACCACCGGGCCCGCGGCAAGTCGATGGACGTCAAGGCGTTCCACCACGCCGAGGTCGGCGACCTCACGCTGCGCATGCACACGTTCGACGTGCGTGCCGCGCCCGGGCAGGAGCTGGTCGTCTACCACGCCGACCCGGGCACGCCGTCCGCCGACGCGCTGCGCCTGCTCACCATGGTCAAGGACGCAGCGGGTACGGAATGA
- a CDS encoding short-chain fatty acyl-CoA regulator family protein produces MTKIFAGARLRRLREDRGLSQTELARHLGISPSYLNQIEHDVRPLTAPVLIRATELFGVDPGVFSPHATPQLAAALREALDGAGGVAALTEFAGRLPDVAEAVIDLHRRYRQVADQLTELVGDREQLGRTPHDQVTEFFYRRQNYVPDLDEAAERLAGAMGLRRGEVRTRLREHLAERHGIGIAHDDAGALGGDLHRYRPQTRTLHLSTSLRAGQEAMRMAAQLALLEYADVIDEIVEEERFDDVQTQILTRVGLANYFAAALILPYERFLAAAEQRRYDIELLTEHFGMGWESICHRLSTLQRPRARGVPFSFVRVDRAGNLSKRQSATGFPFSRTGGTCPLWNVYEAFGAPGRVVTQVAAMPDGQRYLWIARTITRHHGGYGQPGKVYAIGLGCEIRHAGRLVYSAGTDLHDVAAATPIGPGCKTCARSNCPQRAAAPINGRLDLDENRSTFIPYPLRP; encoded by the coding sequence ATGACGAAGATCTTCGCCGGGGCGCGGCTGCGCCGGCTGCGGGAGGACCGCGGGCTGAGCCAGACCGAGCTGGCCCGGCACCTCGGCATCTCGCCCAGCTACCTGAACCAGATCGAGCACGACGTGCGGCCGCTGACCGCGCCGGTGCTGATCCGCGCGACCGAGCTGTTCGGCGTCGACCCGGGCGTGTTCTCCCCGCACGCCACGCCGCAGCTGGCCGCGGCGCTGCGCGAGGCGCTGGACGGCGCGGGTGGCGTCGCGGCGCTGACCGAGTTCGCCGGCCGGCTGCCGGACGTCGCGGAGGCCGTGATCGACCTGCACCGCCGCTATCGGCAGGTCGCGGATCAGCTGACCGAGCTGGTCGGCGACCGGGAGCAGCTCGGCCGGACCCCGCACGACCAGGTGACCGAGTTCTTCTACCGGCGGCAGAACTACGTGCCGGACCTGGACGAGGCGGCCGAGCGGCTGGCCGGCGCGATGGGACTGCGCCGCGGCGAGGTCCGCACCCGGCTGCGCGAGCACCTGGCCGAGCGGCACGGCATCGGCATCGCGCACGACGACGCCGGTGCGCTCGGCGGCGACCTGCACCGGTACCGGCCGCAGACCCGCACGCTGCACCTGTCCACATCGCTGCGGGCCGGGCAGGAGGCGATGCGGATGGCGGCCCAGCTGGCGCTGCTGGAGTACGCGGACGTGATCGACGAGATCGTCGAGGAGGAGCGCTTCGACGACGTGCAGACGCAGATCCTCACCCGGGTCGGGCTGGCCAACTACTTCGCGGCCGCGCTGATCCTGCCCTACGAGCGGTTCCTGGCCGCGGCGGAGCAGCGCCGGTACGACATCGAGCTGCTCACCGAGCACTTCGGCATGGGGTGGGAGAGCATCTGCCACCGGCTGAGCACGCTGCAACGGCCGCGGGCCCGGGGCGTGCCGTTCTCGTTCGTGCGCGTCGACCGGGCCGGCAACCTGTCCAAACGGCAGTCCGCGACCGGCTTCCCGTTCTCCCGCACCGGCGGCACCTGTCCGCTGTGGAACGTCTACGAGGCGTTCGGCGCCCCGGGCCGGGTGGTGACGCAGGTGGCCGCGATGCCGGACGGGCAGCGCTACCTGTGGATCGCCCGGACCATCACCCGGCACCACGGCGGGTACGGCCAGCCCGGCAAGGTCTACGCGATCGGGCTGGGCTGCGAGATCCGGCACGCGGGCCGGCTGGTCTACTCGGCCGGGACGGACCTGCACGACGTGGCCGCGGCGACGCCGATCGGCCCCGGCTGCAAGACGTGCGCGCGGTCGAACTGCCCGCAGCGCGCCGCGGCCCCGATCAACGGCCGGCTCGACCTGGACGAGAACCGCAGCACGTTCATTCCGTACCCGCTGCGTCCTTGA
- the aceA gene encoding isocitrate lyase, translated as MTAEDLRREWDTDPRWNGVERSYTAADVIRLRGVVREEHTLARRGAQRLWQLLHDEDYVPALGALTGNQAVQMVRAGLKAIYLSGWQVAADANLAGHTYPDQSLYPANSVPAVVRRINNALLRAGQISAAEGDQGTDWLAPIVADAEAGFGGVLNAYELMTAMIVAGAAGVHWEDQLAAEKKCGHLGGKVLVPTGQHVRTLEAARLAADVAGVPSVIIARTDAQAATLLTTDVDERDAPFVTGDRTAEGFYRFRNGIDACVARGLAYAPHADLLWMETSTPDLEVARRFATAIKERYPDQLLAYNCSPSFNWRRHLDETTIAKFQRELGHMGYRFQFITLAGFHALNYSMFDLAHGYAADGMPAYVELQEREFAAEARGYTAVKHQREVGTGYFDLISTVLNPAAETTALHGSTEAEQFA; from the coding sequence ATGACGGCGGAAGACCTACGGCGCGAATGGGACACCGACCCGCGATGGAACGGCGTCGAGCGCTCGTACACCGCGGCGGACGTGATCCGGCTGCGCGGCGTGGTGCGCGAGGAGCACACGCTCGCCCGGCGCGGCGCGCAGCGGCTGTGGCAACTGTTGCACGACGAGGACTACGTGCCCGCGCTCGGCGCGCTGACCGGCAACCAGGCGGTGCAGATGGTCCGCGCCGGGCTGAAGGCGATCTACCTGTCCGGCTGGCAGGTCGCGGCGGACGCGAACCTGGCCGGGCACACCTACCCCGACCAGAGCCTCTACCCGGCCAACTCGGTGCCCGCGGTGGTCCGCCGGATCAACAACGCGTTGCTGCGGGCCGGGCAGATCTCCGCGGCCGAGGGCGACCAGGGCACCGACTGGCTCGCGCCGATCGTCGCGGACGCGGAGGCCGGGTTCGGCGGCGTGCTCAACGCGTACGAGCTGATGACCGCGATGATCGTGGCGGGCGCGGCCGGCGTGCACTGGGAGGACCAGCTCGCCGCCGAGAAGAAGTGCGGTCACCTCGGCGGCAAGGTGCTGGTCCCGACCGGTCAGCACGTGCGGACGCTGGAGGCGGCCCGGCTCGCCGCGGACGTCGCCGGTGTGCCGTCGGTGATCATCGCGCGGACCGACGCGCAGGCCGCCACGTTGCTGACCACGGACGTCGACGAGCGGGACGCGCCGTTCGTCACCGGCGACCGTACCGCCGAGGGTTTCTACCGGTTCCGCAACGGCATCGACGCGTGCGTGGCCCGCGGGCTCGCCTACGCGCCGCACGCGGATCTGCTGTGGATGGAGACCAGCACGCCGGACCTGGAGGTCGCGCGCCGGTTCGCCACCGCGATCAAGGAGCGGTACCCGGACCAGCTGCTGGCCTACAACTGCTCGCCGTCGTTCAACTGGCGCCGGCACCTGGACGAGACCACGATCGCGAAGTTCCAGCGCGAGCTCGGCCACATGGGCTACCGGTTCCAGTTCATCACGCTGGCCGGTTTCCACGCGCTGAACTACTCGATGTTCGACCTCGCGCACGGCTACGCCGCCGACGGCATGCCCGCCTACGTGGAGCTGCAGGAACGCGAGTTCGCCGCGGAGGCGCGCGGCTACACCGCGGTCAAGCACCAGCGAGAGGTCGGCACCGGCTACTTCGACCTGATCAGCACCGTGCTCAACCCGGCCGCGGAGACCACGGCGCTGCACGGCTCGACCGAGGCGGAGCAGTTCGCATGA
- the aceB gene encoding malate synthase A, protein MRHRIKGTIGARYDEVLTPAALDFLVALDSRFAGRRTVLLDARRVRRARWAGGQVPGFRPETAHIREGSWQVAPAAAGLRDRRVEITGPPEPKMAVNALNSGADVWMADFEDATAPTWDNLISGQLTLIDARDRRLDFTDARGKRYVLGDRTATIVVRPRGWHLAEKHVVVDGRPIPASLFDFGLALFHGSHYFYLPKLEDHHEARLWNDVFVFAQHYLGLPAGTIRATVLIETITAAFEMDEILYELREHAAGLNAGRWDYIFSIIKNLGQRQEFVLPDRSAVTMTVPFMRAYTELLVRTCHRRGAYAIGGMSAFIPGPAVPDALDRVRADKQREAADGFDGSWVAHPGLVGVCRAAFAGRVHQLDRTRDDVDVTEADLLAVDKTPGQVTAAGLRANVSVALRYVDAWLGGTGAVALDHLMEDAATAEIARCQVWQWLHHRTPLADGGTVTPELVESIVAAELTSLSAGRAGAAADVFRHAALGEELPAFFTGYAYAHHLTAGPAPTADRCPAPASPGPSAAAVPRT, encoded by the coding sequence ATGAGACACCGGATCAAAGGCACGATCGGCGCACGGTACGACGAGGTGCTCACGCCCGCGGCGCTGGACTTCCTGGTCGCGCTGGACAGCCGGTTCGCCGGTCGCCGGACCGTGCTGCTGGACGCCCGCCGGGTGCGCCGCGCCCGGTGGGCCGGCGGCCAGGTGCCCGGCTTCCGGCCGGAGACCGCGCACATCCGGGAGGGTTCGTGGCAGGTCGCGCCGGCCGCAGCCGGGCTGCGCGACCGGCGGGTCGAGATCACCGGCCCGCCGGAGCCGAAGATGGCGGTGAACGCGCTGAACTCCGGCGCGGACGTGTGGATGGCCGACTTCGAGGACGCCACCGCCCCGACCTGGGACAACCTGATCTCCGGGCAGCTGACGCTGATCGACGCGCGGGACCGCCGCCTGGACTTCACCGACGCGCGCGGCAAGCGCTACGTGCTCGGCGACCGGACCGCGACGATCGTGGTGCGGCCGCGCGGCTGGCATCTCGCGGAGAAGCACGTGGTGGTCGACGGCCGGCCGATCCCGGCGAGCCTGTTCGACTTCGGGCTCGCGCTGTTTCACGGCAGCCACTACTTCTACCTGCCGAAACTCGAGGACCACCACGAGGCGCGGCTGTGGAACGACGTGTTCGTCTTCGCCCAGCACTACCTCGGCCTGCCCGCCGGGACGATCCGGGCGACCGTGCTGATCGAGACCATCACCGCGGCGTTCGAGATGGACGAGATCCTGTACGAGCTGCGCGAGCACGCGGCCGGGTTGAACGCGGGCCGCTGGGACTACATCTTCAGCATCATCAAGAATCTCGGGCAGCGGCAGGAGTTCGTGCTGCCGGACCGGTCCGCCGTCACCATGACGGTGCCGTTCATGCGCGCCTACACCGAGCTGCTGGTCCGCACCTGCCACCGGCGCGGCGCGTACGCGATCGGCGGCATGTCCGCGTTCATCCCCGGCCCGGCCGTGCCGGACGCGCTCGACCGGGTCCGGGCGGACAAACAGCGCGAGGCCGCCGACGGCTTCGACGGCTCCTGGGTCGCGCACCCCGGCCTGGTCGGCGTGTGCCGGGCCGCGTTCGCCGGCCGGGTGCATCAGCTGGACCGTACCCGGGACGACGTGGACGTCACCGAGGCGGACCTGCTCGCCGTCGACAAGACACCCGGTCAGGTCACCGCGGCCGGCCTGCGCGCGAACGTGTCCGTGGCGCTGCGCTACGTCGACGCGTGGCTCGGCGGCACCGGCGCGGTGGCGCTGGACCACCTGATGGAGGACGCCGCGACCGCGGAGATCGCGCGCTGCCAGGTGTGGCAGTGGCTCCACCACCGCACGCCCCTGGCGGACGGCGGCACGGTCACCCCGGAGCTGGTCGAGTCGATCGTCGCGGCGGAGCTGACGTCGCTGTCCGCCGGCCGGGCCGGGGCGGCCGCGGACGTGTTCCGGCACGCCGCGCTGGGCGAGGAGCTGCCGGCGTTCTTCACCGGTTACGCGTACGCGCACCACCTCACAGCGGGCCCAGCACCGACCGCGGATCGGTGTCCAGCGCCAGCGTCTCCAGGACCGTCAGCAGCTGCCGTTCCTCGAACCTGA
- a CDS encoding hemerythrin domain-containing protein: MEAGFCAALTARHEGEDRLLFPAIAEQHPGLRDTLRSLGQDHSMIAYLLAGLQAAVDRAAPSAELDRHLEGVAAIMESHFRFEERQLLTVLETLALDTDPRSVLGPL; this comes from the coding sequence ATGGAGGCAGGGTTCTGCGCCGCGCTGACCGCCCGTCACGAGGGTGAGGACCGCCTGCTGTTCCCGGCGATCGCGGAGCAGCACCCGGGCCTGCGTGACACGCTGCGGTCGCTGGGACAGGACCACTCCATGATCGCCTACCTGCTGGCTGGTCTTCAGGCCGCCGTGGACCGGGCCGCCCCGTCCGCGGAGCTGGACCGGCACCTGGAGGGGGTGGCCGCGATCATGGAGTCGCACTTCAGGTTCGAGGAACGGCAGCTGCTGACGGTCCTGGAGACGCTGGCGCTGGACACCGATCCGCGGTCGGTGCTGGGCCCGCTGTGA
- a CDS encoding ThuA domain-containing protein: MRILVYSRTTGFRHDSIPAGVAALTALGREHGFEVVATEDPAVLTRAELAGFAAVTFLSTSGTISDDPAARDALEGYVRGGGGFAGIHAAATTEYDWPFFGTLVGARFDTHPEVQPARVLVEDRTHPATAHLPETWPRTDEWYDFRTNPRDAVHVLLRADETSYSGGRMGADHPLAWCHDTLGGRSFYTALGHTDASYAEPAMRAHLLGGLRYATGRTP, translated from the coding sequence GTGCGAATCCTGGTGTACAGCCGGACGACGGGCTTCCGGCACGACTCGATCCCGGCCGGGGTGGCGGCGCTGACCGCGCTCGGCCGGGAGCACGGTTTCGAGGTCGTGGCGACCGAGGACCCCGCGGTGCTGACCCGGGCGGAGCTGGCCGGTTTCGCCGCCGTCACGTTCCTCAGCACGAGCGGCACGATCTCCGACGACCCCGCCGCGCGCGACGCCCTGGAGGGCTACGTGCGCGGCGGCGGCGGTTTCGCCGGCATCCACGCGGCCGCCACCACCGAGTACGACTGGCCGTTCTTCGGCACGCTGGTCGGCGCCCGGTTCGACACCCACCCCGAGGTGCAGCCGGCCCGGGTCCTGGTCGAGGATCGCACCCACCCGGCCACCGCGCACCTGCCGGAGACGTGGCCCCGGACCGACGAGTGGTACGACTTCCGCACCAACCCGCGCGACGCCGTGCACGTGCTGCTGCGCGCCGACGAGACGTCCTACTCCGGCGGGAGGATGGGCGCCGACCACCCGCTGGCCTGGTGCCACGACACGCTCGGCGGCCGCTCGTTCTACACCGCGCTCGGCCACACCGACGCCTCCTACGCCGAGCCCGCCATGCGCGCCCACCTGCTCGGCGGTCTCCGCTACGCCACCGGCCGCACCCCCTGA
- a CDS encoding S8 family serine peptidase, which translates to MSHLSSRGRRSLATLLASGLTAGAVMLPGASPASADPIETEIPKASPAEALGAEDAKLLAEAEASGKPTVTVLVATDTGRAGAVAGELTALGATVSRSVDKLGYVLAKVPTGAVVRAAQLPSVAALDLDRTLTLPDPAEGLSAGAAAKAAAGPGATTPAKNPYMPTGDTGSVDFKKKNPAYDGRGITIGVMDSGVDLDHPALQTTSTGERKIVDWFTATDPLEDATWRPMVQPAAGPSVAYLGVTWTLPAGNHYISVFRESVTAGSEPAGDVNRDGDTTDAFGVLYDPVTHDVRVDTDLDRSFTDETVMRPYKEKFQVGHFGTDNPATAIAEHMPFVVEYREDYQGYDWVNVGIVESAHGTHVAGIAAGSNMFGNEAFDGQAPGAKIVSGRACNWGGGCTYAALTDGMVDMVVNRRVDVINMSIGGLSGLNDGRNAWTMLYNRLINDYGVQMFISAGNSGPGLNTLGDPSTAADVISVGSSISKETWLANYGSVVNTAYGMHPYSSRGPREDGGFKPNIVAPGSAISSVPTWQPGQPGAQAGYSLPPGYAMFNGTSMASPQAAGAAALLLSAARANDRGLTPAQLRRGIYTTASFIKGVTAYEQGYGLFDVQAAWKLLKTDLETRTYTSTAPVCTPLSGLIGIDDEPTPHQGPGIYNRCAASEGGHKPGQAKTYQIKITRTSGPARAITHKLSWVGNDGTFNAPTFVSVPLNKTITVSVTAKPSAGAHAALLKVDDPATPVIDYEVMTTVVAAAELPAKNYSFSASGKVDRNDTQSYFVNVPAGAGALQVNLSGLAAGSQTRFIAIDPSGVPRDSTSSVDCYTNYEPVSPCKGIERDYRNPAPGIWEIEVESRRTSPMLSNPYTITAAAQGVTLTPALTELASVKAGVGTPLTWTAKNTFGPIKASGQGGALGSVLQTRPTIANGETLEYTIEVPAGTTRLDVAIGGTSDPIADLDLFLYLGSSTTYIARSADGDSEESVSLANPPAGTYRVEIDGYAVPAGTTTFDYRDAYYSPALGSLAAPQAFTTLANGATLTVNGTVTAATVPPAGRSLTGEMQVVTDQGAVVGTAVVTVASVQ; encoded by the coding sequence GTGAGTCACCTCTCCAGCAGGGGGCGGCGGAGTCTCGCCACACTCCTGGCGTCCGGCCTCACGGCCGGCGCCGTCATGCTGCCGGGCGCGAGCCCGGCCAGCGCGGATCCGATAGAGACCGAGATACCCAAGGCCTCACCGGCCGAGGCGCTCGGCGCCGAGGACGCGAAGCTGCTCGCCGAGGCCGAGGCCAGCGGCAAGCCCACGGTGACCGTGCTGGTCGCCACCGACACCGGGCGGGCCGGCGCAGTCGCCGGTGAGCTGACGGCACTCGGCGCCACCGTCTCGCGCAGCGTCGACAAGCTCGGCTACGTGCTGGCCAAGGTCCCCACCGGCGCGGTGGTGCGCGCGGCCCAGCTGCCGAGCGTCGCCGCGCTCGACCTGGACCGGACGCTCACGCTGCCGGACCCGGCCGAAGGGCTGTCCGCGGGCGCGGCGGCGAAGGCGGCCGCCGGTCCCGGGGCCACCACGCCGGCCAAGAACCCGTACATGCCGACCGGCGACACCGGGTCGGTGGACTTCAAGAAGAAGAATCCGGCGTACGACGGCCGCGGCATCACGATCGGCGTGATGGACTCCGGCGTGGACCTGGACCACCCGGCGCTGCAGACCACGTCCACCGGCGAACGCAAGATCGTCGACTGGTTCACCGCGACCGACCCGCTGGAGGACGCGACCTGGCGCCCGATGGTGCAGCCGGCCGCCGGGCCGAGCGTCGCCTACCTCGGCGTCACCTGGACGCTGCCGGCGGGCAACCACTACATCAGCGTGTTCCGTGAGTCGGTCACCGCCGGTAGCGAGCCGGCCGGCGACGTCAACCGCGACGGCGACACCACGGACGCGTTCGGCGTGCTCTACGACCCGGTGACGCACGACGTCCGGGTCGACACCGACCTCGACCGCAGCTTCACCGACGAGACCGTGATGCGGCCGTACAAGGAGAAGTTCCAGGTCGGCCACTTCGGTACGGACAACCCGGCCACCGCGATCGCCGAGCACATGCCGTTCGTCGTGGAGTACCGCGAGGACTACCAGGGCTACGACTGGGTGAACGTCGGCATCGTGGAGAGCGCGCACGGCACGCACGTGGCCGGCATCGCCGCGGGCAGCAACATGTTCGGCAACGAGGCCTTCGACGGCCAGGCGCCGGGTGCGAAGATCGTCTCCGGCCGCGCCTGCAACTGGGGCGGTGGTTGCACCTACGCCGCGCTGACCGACGGCATGGTGGACATGGTGGTCAACCGCCGGGTCGACGTGATCAACATGTCGATCGGCGGGCTCTCCGGCCTGAACGACGGCCGGAACGCGTGGACCATGCTCTACAACCGCCTGATCAACGACTACGGCGTGCAGATGTTCATCTCCGCGGGCAACTCCGGCCCCGGCCTGAACACGCTCGGCGACCCGTCGACCGCGGCGGACGTGATCTCGGTCGGCTCCAGCATCAGCAAGGAGACCTGGCTGGCCAACTACGGCTCGGTCGTGAACACGGCGTACGGCATGCACCCGTACTCCTCCCGCGGGCCGCGTGAGGACGGCGGCTTCAAGCCGAACATCGTGGCGCCGGGCTCCGCCATCTCCTCGGTGCCGACCTGGCAGCCGGGCCAGCCGGGCGCGCAGGCCGGCTACTCGCTGCCGCCGGGCTACGCCATGTTCAACGGTACGTCGATGGCGTCCCCGCAGGCCGCCGGTGCGGCCGCGCTGCTGCTCTCCGCGGCTCGCGCGAACGACCGCGGGCTGACCCCGGCGCAGCTGCGCCGCGGCATCTACACCACGGCGTCGTTCATCAAGGGCGTCACCGCGTACGAGCAGGGCTACGGCCTGTTCGACGTGCAGGCGGCCTGGAAGCTGCTGAAGACCGACCTGGAGACGCGGACGTACACGTCCACGGCGCCGGTCTGCACGCCGCTGTCCGGCCTGATCGGCATCGACGACGAGCCGACGCCGCACCAGGGCCCGGGCATCTACAACCGGTGCGCCGCGTCCGAGGGTGGCCACAAGCCGGGCCAGGCGAAGACCTACCAGATCAAGATCACGCGGACGTCCGGGCCGGCCCGGGCGATCACGCACAAGCTCAGCTGGGTCGGCAACGACGGTACGTTCAACGCGCCGACGTTCGTCTCCGTGCCGCTGAACAAGACGATCACGGTGTCGGTCACGGCGAAGCCGTCCGCCGGTGCGCACGCGGCGCTGCTGAAGGTCGACGACCCGGCGACCCCGGTCATCGACTACGAGGTGATGACCACCGTGGTCGCCGCGGCCGAGCTGCCGGCGAAGAACTACTCGTTCTCCGCCTCCGGCAAGGTCGACCGGAACGACACCCAGTCGTACTTCGTCAACGTGCCGGCCGGTGCCGGTGCGCTGCAGGTCAACCTGTCCGGTCTGGCGGCCGGTTCGCAGACCCGGTTCATCGCGATCGACCCGTCCGGTGTGCCGCGCGACTCGACGTCGTCGGTCGACTGCTACACCAACTACGAGCCGGTCTCGCCGTGCAAGGGCATCGAGCGCGACTACCGGAACCCGGCGCCGGGCATCTGGGAGATCGAGGTCGAGTCGCGGCGCACGTCGCCGATGCTGTCCAACCCGTACACGATCACGGCGGCGGCGCAGGGCGTCACGCTGACCCCGGCGCTCACCGAGCTGGCCTCGGTCAAGGCCGGTGTCGGCACGCCGCTGACCTGGACCGCGAAGAACACGTTCGGGCCGATCAAGGCGAGCGGGCAGGGCGGTGCGCTGGGTAGCGTGCTCCAGACCCGGCCGACCATCGCGAACGGCGAGACGCTGGAGTACACGATCGAGGTCCCGGCCGGCACCACCCGCCTGGACGTGGCGATCGGCGGCACCAGCGACCCGATCGCGGACCTGGACCTGTTCCTCTACCTGGGCAGCTCCACCACGTACATCGCCCGCAGCGCGGACGGTGACTCGGAGGAGTCGGTGTCGTTGGCGAACCCGCCGGCCGGCACCTACCGGGTGGAGATCGACGGGTACGCGGTCCCGGCCGGCACGACCACGTTCGACTACCGGGACGCGTACTACTCGCCGGCGCTCGGCTCGCTCGCGGCGCCGCAGGCGTTCACGACGCTGGCCAACGGCGCGACGCTGACGGTGAACGGCACCGTCACGGCGGCCACCGTGCCGCCGGCGGGCCGCTCGCTGACCGGTGAGATGCAGGTGGTCACGGATCAGGGCGCGGTCGTCGGCACCGCGGTGGTGACCGTGGCGTCGGTGCAGTAA
- a CDS encoding TetR/AcrR family transcriptional regulator has protein sequence MLPTDRRAALKARHRRAIIEAATALISESGAARFSVDQLAARADVSRRTVFNHFASIDDIVTTACTDVLRVVVDNFRAVFTASPIEPGNRASMFAAVAAALRASDVPSVIAFIWQALGGFGPGDPRPQQIFQATFSRTTDELARELAERNAAEDSLDAELLVSSLMHGVEVIAHHWIAETGAATDEAALALWARLLDRLIDNIRTGY, from the coding sequence GTGCTGCCCACCGACCGTCGCGCCGCACTCAAGGCGCGCCACCGCCGCGCGATCATCGAGGCGGCCACCGCGCTGATCTCGGAGAGCGGCGCGGCCCGGTTCAGCGTGGACCAGCTGGCCGCGCGCGCGGACGTCTCCCGGCGCACGGTCTTCAACCACTTCGCCTCGATCGACGACATCGTCACCACCGCGTGCACCGACGTGCTCCGCGTCGTGGTCGACAACTTCCGCGCGGTCTTCACCGCCAGCCCGATAGAGCCCGGCAACCGCGCGTCGATGTTCGCCGCGGTCGCCGCCGCGCTGCGCGCCTCCGACGTGCCGAGCGTGATCGCGTTCATCTGGCAGGCGCTCGGCGGCTTCGGTCCCGGCGACCCACGACCGCAGCAGATCTTCCAGGCCACGTTCTCCCGTACCACCGACGAATTGGCTCGTGAACTGGCCGAGCGCAACGCGGCCGAGGATTCTCTCGACGCGGAATTGCTGGTCAGCTCCCTCATGCACGGCGTCGAGGTGATCGCGCACCACTGGATCGCCGAGACCGGCGCCGCGACCGACGAGGCCGCGCTCGCGCTCTGGGCCCGGCTGCTCGACCGGCTCATCGACAACATCCGCACCGGCTACTGA